A genomic window from Dermacentor silvarum isolate Dsil-2018 chromosome 9, BIME_Dsil_1.4, whole genome shotgun sequence includes:
- the LOC119463730 gene encoding lipase lipl-1-like: MGDGDYSDNTRMFEPECFVSVHRVGLMKKNGYPVEMYKVTTDDGYILEVDRMPRGRSDGGTSGSSRPPVLMVHGIVSSAADWVINKPDLSAGFLMADRGYDVWLINTRGVPYSNYHVTLSTNDPRFWDWSFEDIGYYDVAATVDFVLNNTGRSNLSILAWSQGFTEVLVLLSLRPEYNNKVSVVAGYAPVANITHIKTPVTVLAPAAELIKAGIDVFTMGALLTSSMLTQTFIGVFCNTPLRGACFLPIQVVVGASSEQLNRTRIPVYIAHQPAGTSTKNIVHYAKNYRARNFKRYDYGLLENQKRYGQVTPPQFPLEKVRSRIGLFRGPSDRLADPTDIDDLVKQIGKVVALNYDVPQQTFQHLDFVLGSYATEILHEPMIQFVSNYSGP; this comes from the exons GTCGGGCTTATGAAGAAAAATGGCTACCCTGTGGAGATGTACAAGGTGACCACCGACGACGGCTACATCCTAGAAGTGGACAGGATGCCACGAGGTCGATCAGACGGTGGCACCAGTGGGAGCTCGCGGCCGCCCGTGCTCATGGTCCACGGCATTGTGTCCTCTGCAGCAGATTGGGTTATAAACAAGCCTGACCTTAGCGCAG GTTTCTTGATGGCTGACAGGGGTTACGACGTCTGGCTCATCAATACCAGAGGTGTGCCTTACTCCAACTACCACGTGACGCTATCTACGAACGACCCTCGATTTTGGGACTGGAG TTTTGAAGACATCGGCTATTACGACGTTGCAGCCACAGTTGACTTCGTCCTGAATAATACCGGCCGGTCGAACCTCAGCATCCTTGCCTGGTCGCAAGGCTTCACCGAGGTCCTCGTGCTTCTTTCCCTACGGCCCGAGTACAACAACAAG GTCAGTGTTGTTGCCGGTTACGCCCCAGTCGCCAACATCACGCACATCAAAACGCCGGTGACTGTACTCGCACCGGCAGCAGAGCTAATTAAG GCTGGCATCGATGTCTTTACAATGGGAGCGCTGCTAACATCGAGCATGCTTACCCAAACTTTCATCGGCGTGTTCTGCAACACCCCTTTGCGCGGAGCTTGCTTCCTGCCCATCCAAGTTGTCGTGGGCGCAAGCAGTGAACAGTTGAACAGG ACAAGAATTCCCGTCTACATTGCACATCAACCAGCCGGCACCTCGACAAAAAATATTGTTCACTACGCTAAG AATTACAGAGCCAGGAACTTCAAGCGCTACGACTACGGGCTTCTGGAAAACCAGAAGCGCTATGGCCAG GTCACGCCTCCACAGTTCCCACTGGAAAAGGTTCGCTCTCGGATAGGCCTTTTTCGAGGGCCGTCCGATAGGCTGGCCGATCCAACGGACATAGACGACCTGGTGAAGCAGATAGGCAAAGTGGTGGCCCTCAACTACGACGTTCCGCAGCAGACCTTCCAGCACTTGGATTTTGTTCTGGGCTCCTACGCCACGGAGATCTTGCACGAGCCAATGATACAGTTCGTGTCCAACTACTCTGGCCCCTGA